The Thermococcus thermotolerans genome contains a region encoding:
- a CDS encoding proton-conducting transporter transmembrane domain-containing protein gives MMLPYLIIVPLFGAFALPIISLAGKKARELWAVLITAITLGVAAELFYTVWKGGEILVYTLGAKSPLGNGVPFPIRIVWEVDLLGAIFILMVAFVAFVAVLYSTEYMRHDTGLEKYYALVLLLEVGMLGIAMTGDLFNFYVFMEIMSIAGYALVAFRNDTWEGIEAGIKYMFVGSIASSFILLGIVLLYGQYGTLTMAYLAKMIAENPTFTAKVALGLLIGGLLFKSGAVPVHMWLADAHPAAPSSISAMLSGLVIKIGGTYALARMAFSVFSTGIDTRTIGWVIILFACATLIVGNAMAVIQTDMKRLFAFSSVGQIGYILLGTGIGLAAYGSDVGNIALAGAIYHTVNHAVIKALLFLVAGVVIHQLGTKNLNELSGIARKMPVTSFAFLVGAAAIIGLPPMNGFASKWLIYESSALFNPLVAVIAVIGTAFSLAAYIRVLFTFLGRPSERVMKAKEPGKAMLVPMLLLVAVIILMGLFPWFISDRIMIPAAKMLENAGTYISAVLGGA, from the coding sequence ATGATGCTCCCGTACCTCATCATAGTCCCACTCTTCGGAGCGTTTGCACTCCCGATAATAAGCCTCGCAGGAAAGAAGGCTAGGGAGCTGTGGGCAGTACTCATCACCGCCATCACGCTCGGCGTCGCAGCGGAGCTGTTCTACACCGTCTGGAAGGGCGGCGAGATACTCGTTTACACCCTCGGAGCGAAGAGCCCCCTCGGAAACGGAGTCCCGTTTCCGATAAGGATAGTCTGGGAGGTCGACCTGCTGGGAGCAATATTCATCCTCATGGTGGCCTTCGTCGCCTTCGTGGCCGTGCTCTACTCCACCGAGTACATGAGGCACGACACGGGCCTCGAAAAGTACTACGCGCTCGTACTCCTCCTTGAGGTCGGAATGCTCGGTATAGCCATGACCGGCGACCTCTTCAACTTCTACGTGTTCATGGAGATAATGAGCATAGCCGGCTACGCCCTCGTTGCCTTCAGGAACGACACCTGGGAGGGCATAGAGGCCGGCATAAAGTACATGTTCGTGGGCTCGATAGCGAGCAGCTTCATCCTCCTCGGAATAGTGCTCCTCTACGGCCAGTACGGAACGCTGACGATGGCCTACCTGGCCAAGATGATAGCCGAGAACCCGACCTTCACCGCCAAGGTGGCCCTCGGACTCCTCATCGGAGGACTGCTATTCAAGAGCGGTGCGGTTCCAGTCCACATGTGGCTCGCCGATGCCCACCCAGCGGCTCCAAGCTCAATCAGCGCCATGCTCTCCGGCCTGGTCATCAAGATAGGCGGAACCTACGCCCTGGCCAGGATGGCCTTCAGCGTCTTCAGCACGGGCATAGACACCAGAACCATAGGGTGGGTCATAATACTCTTCGCCTGCGCTACCCTGATAGTGGGCAACGCGATGGCTGTAATCCAGACGGACATGAAGAGACTCTTTGCCTTCTCCAGTGTGGGCCAGATTGGATACATCCTCCTCGGAACCGGAATAGGCCTGGCCGCCTACGGAAGCGATGTTGGAAACATAGCCTTGGCGGGAGCGATATACCACACCGTCAACCACGCCGTCATAAAGGCGCTCCTCTTCCTGGTCGCCGGAGTCGTCATCCACCAGCTCGGAACCAAGAACCTCAACGAGCTGAGCGGCATAGCCAGAAAGATGCCCGTGACTAGCTTCGCATTCCTTGTCGGCGCCGCGGCGATAATAGGCCTCCCGCCGATGAACGGCTTCGCGAGCAAGTGGCTCATTTACGAGAGCTCGGCGCTCTTCAACCCGCTGGTGGCGGTCATAGCGGTGATAGGAACAGCGTTCAGCCTTGCGGCGTACATCAGGGTGCTCTTCACCTTCCTGGGAAGGCCCAGCGAGAGGGTCATGAAGGCCAAGGAGCCAGGAAAGGCCATGCTCGTGCCAATGCTCCTCCTCGTGGCGGTAATAATCCTCATGGGGCTCTTCCCGTGGTTCATCAGCGACCGGATCATGATACCCGCCGCAAAGATGCTCGAAAACGCTGGAACCTACATATCAGCCGTGCTGGGGGGTGCGTGA
- a CDS encoding NADH-quinone oxidoreductase subunit K, producing the protein MIPFQFITAFLMIAMGIYAFLYKRNLIKLILALNVIDSGIHLLLISFGYRIELGQIPTAPIYTGYETVKSAMVAPLPQALTLTSIVIGVCVLALAMALTINAYRHYGSLDVNKLRRLRG; encoded by the coding sequence GTGATCCCGTTCCAGTTCATCACCGCCTTCCTCATGATAGCAATGGGAATCTACGCGTTCCTCTACAAGAGGAACCTCATCAAGCTCATCCTGGCCCTCAACGTCATCGACTCCGGAATACACCTGCTCCTCATAAGCTTCGGCTACAGGATAGAACTCGGCCAGATACCAACCGCGCCAATCTACACCGGCTACGAGACCGTGAAGAGCGCCATGGTGGCCCCACTGCCCCAGGCACTGACCCTCACCAGCATAGTCATAGGAGTCTGTGTGCTGGCCCTAGCCATGGCCCTCACGATAAACGCCTACAGGCACTACGGAAGCCTCGACGTTAACAAGCTCAGGAGGTTGAGAGGATGA
- a CDS encoding Na(+)/H(+) antiporter subunit B, with translation MNRRSEQSEMGLIVKTTARATIPLIGIFGTYIVSHGHLTPGGGFQGGATIAGAGILFLIAFGFGEMKRRYNHHLYSALEGLGGLVFLGAAMLGLGVAFFYNTLWHSGPFFNGQPGTLLSAGYLPIMNLAVGLKVFAGLVSAMVAVAAYRRWKE, from the coding sequence ATGAACCGCCGTTCGGAGCAGAGTGAAATGGGGCTCATCGTTAAGACCACCGCGAGGGCCACCATCCCCCTCATCGGCATATTCGGCACCTACATAGTTTCCCACGGTCACCTCACTCCGGGAGGCGGCTTCCAGGGGGGTGCGACGATAGCCGGGGCAGGGATACTGTTCCTCATAGCCTTCGGCTTCGGCGAGATGAAGAGGCGCTACAACCACCACCTCTACTCTGCACTTGAGGGCCTCGGAGGCCTGGTATTCCTTGGAGCGGCCATGCTCGGTCTGGGAGTTGCGTTCTTCTACAACACGCTCTGGCACAGCGGGCCCTTCTTCAACGGCCAGCCGGGAACGCTGCTTTCAGCGGGATACCTGCCGATAATGAACCTGGCTGTAGGTCTGAAGGTCTTCGCGGGACTGGTCAGCGCGATGGTGGCGGTAGCCGCTTACAGGAGGTGGAAAGAGTGA
- the mbhE gene encoding hydrogen gas-evolving membrane-bound hydrogenase subunit E: protein MNRTFGALALLFLLGVLLVVASPSTGIKFGLGGDEWMKYRYTDQYYIKHGVEEVGGTNIVTDIVFDYRGYDTLGEATVLFTAIAGAVALLRPWRRDEE, encoded by the coding sequence ATGAACAGGACTTTTGGAGCTCTCGCACTGCTGTTCCTCCTCGGAGTGCTCCTCGTCGTTGCGAGTCCGTCAACGGGGATAAAGTTCGGCCTCGGCGGGGACGAGTGGATGAAGTACCGCTACACCGACCAGTACTACATCAAGCACGGCGTTGAGGAAGTAGGGGGGACAAACATAGTCACGGACATAGTGTTCGACTACCGTGGCTACGACACCCTCGGAGAGGCGACGGTTCTCTTCACCGCCATAGCTGGAGCGGTGGCTCTGCTAAGGCCCTGGAGGAGGGATGAAGAATGA
- a CDS encoding DUF4040 domain-containing protein has protein sequence MNVLSVDMAIQFGILLGVLIAAYLTITMRDLLSAAIASAAMSLLLSLEFYMLHAPDVAIAEAAVGAGVVTAIVVYGIAKTERWEREGP, from the coding sequence ATGAACGTCCTCTCGGTTGACATGGCGATCCAGTTCGGCATACTCCTCGGCGTCCTCATAGCGGCCTACCTCACGATAACCATGCGCGACTTGCTCAGCGCGGCCATAGCTTCCGCCGCGATGAGCCTTCTGCTGAGCCTGGAGTTCTACATGCTCCACGCGCCGGACGTCGCAATAGCCGAGGCCGCCGTCGGAGCCGGCGTCGTTACGGCCATAGTTGTGTATGGAATTGCCAAAACGGAGAGATGGGAGCGTGAGGGGCCATGA
- the mnhG gene encoding monovalent cation/H(+) antiporter subunit G — MSAVTYVIYAFLGINIIFNLLGSLSLHRFPDVYTRLHGATKCTTFGTIFAVLAVVVHAAYQLHLTGDPKYLQMALHSLVALVALLLTNPTGAHAIAKAAHLSGYKPAKAVIDAYEEKLRGGEE, encoded by the coding sequence GTGAGCGCGGTAACCTACGTAATATACGCCTTCCTGGGCATAAACATCATCTTCAACCTGCTGGGCAGCCTCTCGCTCCACAGGTTCCCCGATGTTTACACCAGACTCCATGGGGCCACGAAGTGCACCACCTTTGGGACGATCTTCGCGGTTTTAGCTGTGGTAGTTCACGCCGCCTACCAGCTCCACCTCACAGGTGACCCCAAATACCTCCAGATGGCGCTCCACAGCCTCGTGGCACTGGTGGCGCTCCTCCTCACGAACCCGACGGGGGCGCACGCAATAGCGAAGGCGGCACACCTCAGCGGATACAAACCCGCCAAAGCCGTCATCGATGCCTACGAAGAGAAACTAAGGGGTGGTGAGGAATGA
- a CDS encoding cation:proton antiporter has protein sequence MIAPEFFYAAVIVMIGAFLALLRVFFGPSVPDRVVGVDTLNTLIVAGMVLLGAAYDRTIYIDIAIVYALLSYVGTLAIAKYLQGGLR, from the coding sequence ATGATAGCACCCGAGTTCTTCTACGCTGCGGTCATAGTCATGATAGGTGCGTTCCTGGCACTGCTCAGGGTGTTCTTCGGCCCGAGCGTGCCGGACAGGGTTGTCGGAGTGGACACCCTCAATACCCTGATCGTCGCAGGGATGGTTCTGCTAGGAGCGGCCTACGACAGGACGATATACATCGACATCGCGATAGTCTACGCGCTCCTGAGCTACGTCGGAACCCTGGCGATAGCGAAGTACCTCCAGGGGGGATTGAGGTGA
- a CDS encoding monovalent cation/H+ antiporter subunit E yields the protein MSFIAVFIWSFVLWLVLTAGSKGLLWSGQELVAGVIFSAIIAFATRDVIGEKASRFLNPVKWAGFIAYTPVLFWGMVKANLDVAYRVITGRIKPGIVRVPVDLENDAQYTILSNSITLTPGTLTVDACPEEKALYVHWINVTDKEPKSSEVIAGSFEKWARRLGR from the coding sequence ATGAGTTTCATCGCTGTATTCATTTGGTCATTCGTGCTCTGGTTAGTGCTGACTGCGGGCAGTAAAGGGTTACTCTGGAGCGGCCAGGAGCTCGTTGCCGGGGTGATATTCTCGGCTATAATAGCCTTCGCCACCAGGGACGTCATAGGGGAGAAAGCATCACGCTTCCTCAACCCCGTTAAGTGGGCGGGCTTCATAGCCTACACCCCCGTGCTCTTCTGGGGCATGGTCAAGGCCAACCTCGACGTTGCCTACCGCGTCATAACCGGCAGGATAAAGCCGGGAATCGTGCGCGTCCCGGTTGACCTCGAAAACGACGCCCAGTACACCATACTGAGCAACTCGATAACACTCACCCCCGGAACGCTGACCGTTGATGCCTGTCCGGAGGAGAAGGCACTCTACGTCCACTGGATAAACGTCACCGACAAGGAGCCGAAGAGCTCCGAGGTGATAGCCGGCTCATTTGAGAAATGGGCGAGGAGGCTGGGAAGATGA
- a CDS encoding TRAM domain-containing protein — translation MYGDGFGGGYEAPVKVGERYRVRIESLGKGGDGIAKIKGFVIFVPNTQVGDEVEIVINSVKRKFAFAEVI, via the coding sequence ATGTATGGAGATGGATTTGGCGGTGGCTACGAGGCCCCTGTTAAGGTTGGAGAAAGGTACAGAGTTAGGATTGAGAGCCTTGGGAAGGGCGGTGACGGCATCGCCAAGATAAAGGGCTTCGTTATCTTCGTCCCGAACACCCAGGTCGGCGACGAGGTTGAGATCGTCATTAACTCGGTTAAGAGAAAGTTCGCTTTCGCGGAAGTCATCTGA